In one window of Primulina tabacum isolate GXHZ01 chromosome 8, ASM2559414v2, whole genome shotgun sequence DNA:
- the LOC142554524 gene encoding uncharacterized protein LOC142554524, producing the protein MVRMMEMFDITLWMKSKLNRKDFEFFATRTYAVWMERLRTVHNNDSKKKMINVEWCETMLCGYQEARTSMLISASTREHISSPSRWIAPPINQLRLDVDAAYNVNSNRYAIDCVVRNHEGQTLLAFGKQITKPPSIVSAELIAIEEGFQMTQTQNLRINQITSDSLMAVQAVTSPAEDFGYTGAFATKIRNLLANHAHLKLEHVLCTANGVAHSLASFAISSPSPFMWNCVEFPVWLVKLIIEDLIPF; encoded by the coding sequence ATGGTACGAATGATGGAGATGTTTGATATTACTTTATGGATGAAGAGCAAACTTAACAGAAAAGATTTTGAATTCTTTGCTACGAGAACTTATGCAGTATGGATGGAGAGACTTAGAACAGTACATAACAATGATTCTAAGAAGAAGATGATTAATGTCGAATGGTGCGAGACCATGCTCTGCGGTTACCAAGAGGCGAGAACATCAATGCTAATTTCAGCAAGCACAAGAGAACATATATCATCACCGAGTCGATGGATAGCACCACCAATCAACCAATTGCGTTTGGACGTAGATGCAGCTTATAATGTCAATTCCAATCGATATGCAATCGACTGTGTTGTGCGAAATCACGAGGGCCAGACATTGCTAGCTTTTGGGAAGCAAATTACTAAACCACCATCTATAGTATCCGCTGAACTTATTGCAATTGAGGAAGGTTTTCAAATGACTCAGACTCAAAATTTGAGGATAAATCAGATTACATCGGATTCTCTGATGGCAGTGCAAGCAGTCACTAGTCCAGCAGAGGACTTTGGATACACTGGGGCCTTTGCAACAAAGATTAGGAATTTATTGGCAAATCATGCCCATTTAAAATTAGAACATGTCTTGTGCACCGCAAATGGTGTTGCGCACTCGTTAGCCTCTTTTGCTATTTCCTCTCCCTCACCTTTCATGTGGAATTGTGTAGAGTTTCCTGTTtggttagtaaagcttataatCGAGGATCTTATTCCGTTTTGA
- the LOC142553500 gene encoding uncharacterized protein LOC142553500, with product MKTTEEKKSSSCIDEQMHDGSSSACGRQEVVSIPQTEKTLEMTAETSNCNKHWKKPNLFLEIPKVSDQEFVQIKMPLTPTPTPKRVNFFLSSSPSDLRLNVSPGPSSTRGKSSIRNLLTKLSFKYRDSNSDIEKAATIDSGSSPVVTQDKPSISRSWSLSKIFTPRIKRMSSLPVTRDSNPDGARGGSIDDHLNEAKNMRGISRSLSVPVIDKEKGIQTKDSFFRVIPSTPRVMDGDPEVSIAATGDNENNEANGEDIPEDEAVCRICFIELCEGGETLKMECSCKGELALAHQECALKWFGIKGNKTCEVCKQEVRNLPVTLLRIQSSVNQNTTTNNFGHTEINGYRVWQELPILAIVSMLAYFCFLEQLLVGKMGTGAISISLPFSCVLGLLSSMTSSTMVKRRFIWVYASVQFTLVVLFAHILYNMVHVQAVLSILLATFAGFGVSMSGSSIAVEVLRWRRRRHARANQNQIMLNPPSSHVATSSFGSPSLYHEREVENAETFGGR from the exons ATGAAAACTACCGAAGAGAAGAAGAGCAGCAGTTGCATTGACGAGCAGATGCATGATGGAAGTAGCAGTGCGTGTGGAAGGCAAGAAGTTGTTTCGATTCCTCAG ACAGAGAAAACCTTGGAAATGACTGCGGAAACATCGAACTGCAACAAGCATTGGAAAAAACCTAACCTTTTCTTGGAGATACCCAAGGTTTCAGATCAAGAATTTGTCCAAATAAAGATGCCTCTCACTCCAACCCCCACCCCAAAAAGAGTTAACTTCTTTTTATCATCAAGCCCTTCTGATTTGAGACTTAATGTGTCGCCTGGACCTTCCTCAACTCGAGGCAAATCATCCATTAGAAATCTCTTGACCAAGTTAAGTTTCAAATACCGGGATAGTAACTCGGATATAGAGAAAGCTGCAACCATTGACTCTGGTTCTTCTCCCGTGGTTACCCAGGACAAGCCCTCGATTTCACGATCATGGTCACTCTCAAAAATTTTTACACCTAGAATAAAGAGAATGTCGTCCTTGCCTGTAACTAGGGATTCCAATCCAGATGGTGCTCGTGGTGGAAGTATCGACGATCATCTAAATGAA GCAAAAAATATGCGAGGCATCTCCCGATCACTTTCGGTCCCAGTCATTGACAAAGAGAAAGGAATTCAAACAAAGGATTCATTCTTTCGTGTGATTCCCTCAACTCCTAGAGTGATGGATGGAGATCCTGAAGTGTCAATAGCTGCAACAGGAGATAATG AAAATAATGAAGCCAACGGTGAAGATATACCCGAAGATGAAGCTGTTTGTCGAATTTGCTTCATTGAACTATGTGAAGGAGGAGAAACCCTTAAAATGGAATGCAGCTGCAAAGGTGAACTTGCTTTGGCTCATCAAGAATGTGCATTAAAATGGTTTGGAATTAAGGGTAACAAGACATGCGAGGTTTGCAAACAAGAAGTTCGAAATCTCCCTGTCACGCTTTTACGTATTCAAAGCTCTGTGAATCAGAATACTACCACAAATAATTTTGGGCATACGGAGATCAATGGATACAG GGTTTGGCAGGAATTGCCGATTCTTGCCATCGTTAGCATGCTTGCCTACTTCTGTTTTCTTGAACAGCTTTTG GTTGGAAAAATGGGCACTGGTGCAATTTCCATTTCACTTCCATTTTCTTGTGTACTTGGCCTACTCTCATCTATGACCTCTTCAACTATGG TGAAGAGACGATTCATTTGGGTGTATGCATCAGTTCAGTTCACCCTCGTGGTTCTCTTTGCTCATATCCTTTACAACATG GTTCATGTGCAAGCAGTACTATCAATCCTTCTTGCAACTTTTGCTGGATTTGGCGTATCAATGAGTGGAAGCTCCATTGCCGTGGAGGTCCTGAGATGGAGAAGACGAAGGCATGCTAGAGCAAATCAAAACCAGATAATGCTGAATCCTCCATCTAGCCATGTCGCTACATCATCATTTGGAAGTCCTTCGCTATACCACGAGAGAGAGGTAGAAAATGCAGAAACATTTGGTGGACGATGA
- the LOC142553501 gene encoding aquaporin PIP2-7-like, with protein sequence MAKDLEAERAAYAAKDYHDPPPAPLFDFGELMKWAFYRALIAEFIATLLFLYVSVLTVIGYSRQSDTANGGDECGGVGILGIAWAFGGMIFILVYCTAGISGGHINPAVTFGLFLGRKVSLIRALLYMVAQCLGAICGVGLVKAFQKAYYNRYGGGANMLAPGVNKGVGLGAEIIGTFVLVYTVFSATDPKRSARDSHVPVLAPLPIGFAVFMVHLATIPFTGTGINPARSFGAAVIYNKEKAWDDHWIFWVGPFIGAAIAALYHEHILRASALKALGSFRSHA encoded by the exons ATGGCGAAAGATTTAGAGGCGGAGCGTGCGGCGTACGCGGCAAAGGACTACCACGACCCACCGCCGGCGCCGCTTTTCGATTTCGGAGAACTCATGAAGTGGGCCTTTTATAGAGCGCTTATCGCAGAATTCATCGCCACCCTTCTTTTCCTCTACGTAAGTGTGTTGACGGTTATCGGCTACAGTAGGCAGTCGGACACTGCGAACGGTGGCGATGAGTGCGGAGGAGTCGGGATTCTCGGCATTGCATGGGCCTTCGGCGGCATGATTTTCATACTTGTTTACTGCACCGCCGGCATCTCCG GAGGGCACATCAACCCGGCGGTGACGTTTGGCCTGTTCCTTGGCCGAAAAGTGTCCCTGATAAGAGCGTTACTGTACATGGTAGCGCAGTGTTTGGGGGCCATCTGCGGCGTGGGATTGGTTAAAGCATTCCAGAAAGCTTACTACAACAGGTATGGCGGTGGGGCAAACATGTTGGCCCCGGGGGTTAACAAGGGAGTAGGATTGGGTGCTGAAATTATTGGGACCTTCGTGTTGGTGTACACTGTGTTCTCGGCTACGGATCCCAAGCGAAGTGCTCGCGACTCCCATGTTCCT GTGTTGGCTCCACTTCCGATTGGATTTGCTGTTTTCATGGTTCACCTGGCCACCATCCCTTTCACCGGCACCGGAATCAACCCCGCCAGGAGCTTCGGCGCCGCGGTAATCTACAATAAGGAAAAGGCCTGGGATGACCAT TGGATTTTCTGGGTGGGGCCTTTCATTGGAGCTGCGATAGCTGCACTGTACCATGAACACATTCTGAGGGCTTCGGCTCTCAAGGCTTTGGGATCATTCAGGAGCCATGCTTAA